One stretch of Bradyrhizobium canariense DNA includes these proteins:
- a CDS encoding MFS transporter → MLRITLATMIGGAIEAFDFLAYGTATAVVFNKLFFPTFDATAGQLAAFGAFAAGFFARPVGGLIFGHFGDRLGRKKMLLIGLVLMGIATVAIGLLPTYTSIGLAAPVLLILLRIAQGISFGGEYAGGMLMMVEHAPVSRRSFFGSLPQCAAPIGLMLATGAFALVSLLPESAFLSWGWRLPFLASVVMFALGVYIRRDVEESPIFTSLQNARKISAFPSRDVVSKHWRSLLLLIGGKLGEVTLYFTLVVFSVSYAITTLRFSRSDVLRAITVAAVFQLAGIPFFGWLGDRVGARRLYIFGALLLALSAIPLLMAMGSGSLLAFQIAVIMGLSVNYPIMFGPQSHLFSEQFPGELRYSGLSIGIQIAGALGGGLAPIIATSLIARFGSIQAVGVYLAGLGLLAALSAYLMRSAFRSPASPL, encoded by the coding sequence ATGCTGAGGATTACCCTGGCGACCATGATAGGCGGGGCGATCGAAGCATTCGATTTCCTGGCCTACGGCACGGCCACGGCGGTCGTGTTCAACAAGTTGTTTTTTCCGACGTTTGATGCCACGGCCGGGCAACTGGCAGCTTTCGGCGCGTTTGCCGCGGGTTTCTTTGCGCGGCCTGTGGGTGGGCTTATCTTCGGCCATTTCGGCGATCGTCTCGGCCGCAAGAAGATGTTGCTGATCGGGTTGGTCTTGATGGGTATTGCAACTGTCGCGATCGGGCTATTGCCGACCTATACCTCGATTGGCCTCGCTGCGCCTGTCTTGCTGATCCTGCTGCGCATCGCCCAAGGAATTTCATTCGGCGGAGAATATGCGGGCGGCATGTTGATGATGGTTGAGCATGCGCCGGTGTCCAGGAGGTCTTTCTTCGGAAGTCTTCCGCAGTGCGCGGCGCCGATCGGCCTGATGTTGGCGACCGGCGCATTCGCGCTGGTCAGCCTGCTCCCGGAATCCGCGTTTTTGTCTTGGGGTTGGCGCCTGCCATTCCTCGCGAGCGTGGTGATGTTCGCGCTCGGCGTCTATATCCGGCGCGATGTCGAGGAATCGCCGATTTTCACGTCGCTGCAAAATGCGCGTAAAATATCGGCATTTCCATCCCGTGACGTCGTCAGCAAGCACTGGCGGTCGCTGCTCCTTCTGATCGGCGGCAAGCTCGGAGAGGTAACGCTGTATTTTACGCTCGTCGTATTCTCGGTCTCCTATGCGATTACAACACTCAGGTTTTCGCGCAGCGACGTCTTGCGCGCAATTACGGTTGCGGCGGTCTTCCAGCTTGCGGGAATCCCGTTCTTCGGATGGCTCGGCGACCGGGTCGGAGCACGCAGGCTCTACATTTTTGGCGCTCTTTTGCTGGCGCTCTCCGCCATTCCGCTGCTGATGGCAATGGGAAGCGGATCACTACTGGCCTTCCAGATCGCCGTGATCATGGGCCTGTCCGTCAACTATCCGATCATGTTCGGTCCGCAGTCCCATCTCTTTAGCGAACAATTTCCCGGCGAATTGCGATATTCGGGTCTGTCTATCGGGATACAGATCGCTGGCGCGCTGGGGGGAGGGCTCGCCCCGATTATCGCAACGTCGCTGATCGCGAGGTTCGGCTCCATTCAAGCTGTCGGGGTCTATCTCGCGGGGCTCGGTCTTCTCGCCGCGCTCTCTGCTTATCTGATGCGATCTGCCTTTCGGTCGCCTGCATCGCCGCTCTGA